In Coccidioides posadasii str. Silveira chromosome 4, complete sequence, one genomic interval encodes:
- the CLF1 gene encoding NineTeen Complex (NTC) component (BUSCO:208463at4751~EggNog:ENOG410PFU9~COG:A~BUSCO:2578at33183), translating into MDSSRGPPRVKNKAPAPQQISAEQLLREAVDRQEPGLQAPTQRFADLEELHEYQHRKRREFEDYVRRNRINMNNWMRYAQWELEQKEFFRARSIFERALDVDSTSVVLWIRYIEAEMKSRNINHARNLLDRAVTILPRVDKLWYKYVYMEEMLGNIAGARQVFERWMSWEPDEGAWSAYIKLEKRYNEFDRARAIFERFTAVHPEPKNWIKWARFEEENGTCGLVREVFGLAIETLGDDFMDERLFIAYARYETKLKEHERARAIYKYALDRLPRSKSAVLHKAYTTFEKQYGDQEGVEDVILSKRRVQYEEQVKENPKNYDAWFDYIRLEEASGNVERVRDVYERAIAQIPPSQEKRHWRRYIYLWIFYALWEEMENHDFGRARQIYQECLKLIPHKKFTFAKVWLLKAQFEIRQMDLRAARRTLGHALGACPKDKLFRGYIDLERQLFEFVRCRTLFEKQIEWNPSQTQAWIKFAELERGLDDLERARAIYELGISQPSLDMPELLWKAYIDFEEYEGEYDRTRSLYERLLEKTDHVKVWINYARFEINIPEIEDDEDEEKPVSEEAKSRARKIFERAHKVMKEKDLKEDRVALLNAWKSFEQTHGTPTDITNIEKQMPRKVKKRRKLEEDRYEEYMDYVFPADDESTANLSKLLQKAYQWKQEQGNIS; encoded by the exons GCGGGTCAAAAATAAGGCCCCAGCGCCGCAGCAGATTTCAGCGGAGCAGCTCCTTCGTGAAGCTGTTGACCGCCAGGAACCAGGTCTTCAAGCACCCACGCAGCGGTTTGCCGACCTTGAAGAACTCCATGAATATCAACACAGGAAAAGGAGGGAATTTGAAGATTATGTGAGAAGAAACAGGATTAACATGAACAACTGGATGCGCTATGCTCAATGGGAACTGGAACAAAAGGAGTTTTTCAGGGCCCGGTCGATATTTGAGAGAGCATTGGACGTTGATTCCACGTCCGTTGTTTTATGGATCCGATATATTGAAGCGGAAATGAAGTCGCGAAACATTAACCATGCAAGAAACCTTCTCGACCGCGCGGTGACTATTCTACCTCGAGTGGATAAACTATGGTACAAATACGTGTATATGGAAGAAATGTTGGGTAACATTGCGGGTGCTCGGCAAGTTTTTGAACGATGGATGTCGTGGGAGCCTGATGAAGGCGCATGGAGTGCATACATCAAACTCGAAAAGCGGTACAATGAATTTGACCGAGCTCGAGCCATCTTTGAACGATTCACAGCCGTGCACCCCGAGCCTAAAAATTGGATCAAGTGGGCCCgttttgaagaagaaaatggaacCTGTGGCCTAGTGAGAGAAGTATTTGGGCTGGCTATTGAGACGCTGGGTGATGACTTCATGGACGAGAGACTCTTTATTGCCTATGCTCGGTATGAAACGAAATTGAAGGAGCATGAACGCGCGAGAGCCATATATAAGTATGCTCTTGATAGGCTTCCACGTTCAAAATCCGCTGTTTTACACAAGGCATACACCACCTTTGAAAAACAATATGGTGACCAGGAAGGTGTTGAGGACGTGATTCTTTCGAAAAGAAGAGTTCAGTATGAGGAGCAAGTCAAGGAAAATCCCAAAAACTATGATGCCTGGTTTGATTATATCCGACTCGAAGAAGCTTCTGGAAATGTTGAACGAGTTAGAGATGTTTATGAGCGAGCTATAGCTCAAATTCCACCATCCCAGGAGAAACGTCACTGGCGTCGGTATATCTATTTGTGGATATTCTACGCTCTCTgggaagaaatggaaaatcaCGATTTTGGAAGGGCCCGTCAAATATATCAGGAATGCTTGAAATTAATTCCTCATAAAAAGTTTACTTTTGCCAAAGTTTGGCTGTTGAAGGCTCAATTTGAGATCAGGCAAATGGACCTTCGGGCTGCGAGGAGAACACTCGGGCATGCCCTAGGGGCTTGTCCAAAAGATAAGCTATTCAGGGGCTATATCGATTTAGAGCGACAACTCTTTGAATTTGTACGATGCCGGACACTTTTTGAAAAGCAGATCGAGTGGAATCCCTCTCAAACACAGGCCTGGATCAAGTTCGCGGAATTAGAACGGGGATTAGACGACCTTGAACGCGCACGCGCGATATACGAACTCGGGATAAGCCAGCCGTCATTGGATATGCCAGAATTATTATGGAAGGCATATATAGATTTCGAGGAATATGAAGGAGAATATGACCGCACTCGAAGCCTGTACGAGCGGTTGCTTGAAAAGACTGACCACGTCAAAGTCTGGATCAATTACGCGCGGTTTGAAATCAACATTCCTGAAAtcgaagatgatgaagatgaagagaagcCCGTCAGTGAAGAAGCCAAATCCCGGGCTAGGAAGATATTCGAACGGGCACATAAGGTTATGAAGGAAAAAGATCTAAAAGAAGAT AGAGTGGCATTGCTAAATGCATGGAAATCCTTCGAGCAAACCCACGGTACACCAACAGATATCACAAATATTGAGAAGCAAATGCCGCGCAAAGTCAAGAAGCGACGCAAACTAGAAGAGGATCGTTACGAGGAATACATGGACTACGTTTTCCCTGCCGACGATGAGTCCACAGCAAATCTGTCCAAACTCTTGCAAAAAGCGTACCAATGGAAGCAGGAGCAAGGAAACATCTCATAG